In a genomic window of uncultured Flavobacterium sp.:
- a CDS encoding Lrp/AsnC family transcriptional regulator: MTLDATDKKLLVLLQTDSKKTTKELSLKLNLSVTAVYERIKKLEREGIIKNYVALVDKSKMEKGFVVFCHLKLIQHTKEFLTKFESEVIKLNEVLECHHVSGDYDYILKVLVKDMEAYREFLVTKLTTLQHIGSTQSMFMISEVKNSTVIF; the protein is encoded by the coding sequence ATGACTTTAGACGCCACCGACAAAAAACTCTTGGTTCTATTACAAACCGACAGTAAAAAAACAACCAAAGAATTGTCTTTAAAACTCAATCTTTCGGTAACCGCCGTTTACGAAAGAATCAAAAAGTTAGAGCGCGAAGGAATAATCAAAAACTACGTAGCTTTAGTCGACAAATCAAAAATGGAAAAGGGATTTGTAGTTTTCTGTCATCTAAAACTCATTCAGCACACCAAAGAATTCCTAACCAAATTCGAAAGCGAAGTCATCAAACTCAATGAAGTTTTAGAATGTCATCACGTAAGCGGCGATTACGATTATATCTTAAAAGTTCTCGTAAAAGATATGGAAGCTTACCGCGAATTTCTAGTAACCAAACTCACAACATTACAGCATATTGGCAGCACACAAAGTATGTTTATGATTAGTGAAGTGAAGAATTCGACGGTTATTTTTTAG